From Phycodurus eques isolate BA_2022a chromosome 13, UOR_Pequ_1.1, whole genome shotgun sequence, a single genomic window includes:
- the chd8 gene encoding chromodomain-helicase-DNA-binding protein 8 isoform X2 — MADPIMDLFEDTPLFNLDALPDDSFSQGSSDPVEEALKLALGQVDAPVEPEPAPELPVDAGICVPAAAATIPEQVSIPTPTQQTAAAAQTVSLAAVPTLAQAPAAVGTVPQVQAHATVPIASNTNVVTSSTVLLNSPLTVSSLPATTTTAAQQLAQIAQQLTPQQLSAITQQAGGKIVILKGPQGQAQVLQTVSGAAGQAGGKVIRLVSGSPLKPGMPILQGGAILNQATTAQTQVKVSAAGVQRLLQSPNGPVKQLLLTSMPQQGQQVQVQIPAQTQMAQVQAQVQVQPQPQSQPAQIQIQAQNQVQLQPAMQAQTPGSEAKRITLVLQQPSQAATATSMGQTVVAQPQVTQVQTGQGGQQQVQAPTRLVLGQLPGGKLVLQGSQLAALTQGRATGQAGGQPKVLTIQLQVQQQPNQQGGVKYQLVSGAGSTGSPQVLQISQSQGGQRVAVPLKMLLQPQTSSASTAGGAVSVLKVVNASTAGPSSTTTTASQAIRITKVPGDCSSVRRVEILCKQEKANRIVAEAIARAKARGEKNLPRVLNQDELPSTQTSPEIGGTVTVVSSAKKKTSGGGSKKKSPLVAGTPSKSAGGVDKKGKAKLAGGTVGDAGGTTIPAAGIKSKSKTKTNTITLVGAKKRKRNPSSDHSDGELSPASPAALEEDLIMKRRSNRVVNRKKYTEDLDIKITDDEDEQEDVDVTTTTAAVASISAAPAAAHIHQEIELHGDGLPGMQFFVENPSEEDAAIVDKVLSMRVTKKEVSPGQYSNVEEFFVKYKNYSYLHCEWASMGQLEKDKRIHQKIKRFKTKHAQMRHFFHEEELFNPDYVEVDRILDVSHSIDKDNGEAVIYYLIKWCSLPYEDATWELNEDVDEGKVEEFNKIQNRQPRLKRTMRPQAGSWKKLEETREYKNGNALREYQLEGVNWLLFNWYNRQNCILADEMGLGKTIQSITLLSEIYATGIQGPFLVIAPLSTITNWEREFSTWTNMNAIVYHGSLASRQMIQQYEMYCKDDKEHLIPGAYKFDALITTFEMVLSDCPELREISWRCVIIDEAHRLKNRNCKLLDSLKMLDLEHKVLLTGTPLQNTVEELFSLLHFLEPAQFPSEIEFLREFGDLKTEEQVQKLQAILKPMMLRRLKEDVEKNLAPKQETIIEVELTDVQKKYYRAILERNFSFLSLGANSNSNVPNLLNTMMELRKCCNHPYLINGAEEKIVAELRQVYDPLAPDFHLQALIRSAGKLVLLDKLLPRLKAGGHKVLIFSQMVRCLDILEDYLINKRYLYERIDGRVRGNLRQAAIDRFSKPDSDRFVFLLCTRAGGLGINLTAADTCVIFDSDWNPQNDLQAQARCHRIGQSKAVKVYRLITRNSYEREMLDKASLKLGLDRAVLQSMSGSKESNVNGIQQFSKKEIEDLLRKGAYAAIMDENDEGSRFCEEDIDQILQRRATTITIESEGKGSTFSKASFVASENRNDIALDDPEFWEKWAKKADIDMDTINRKNTLVIDTPRVRKQTRQYSTLRGEGAELSDVDSDEEYPPANSRHSRSSRRADRHSGVGYGRTDCFRVEKHLLVYGWGRWRDILSHARCKRRLSERDVETICRVILVFCLLHYRGDENIKSFIWELITPPENGREPQTLLNHSGLSIPVPRGRKGKRVKTQSTFDVQKVEWIRKYNPDTLLLDDSYRKHLKHQCNKVLLRVRMLYYLKQEVIGEHAESVLKGADIRDVDIWMPEMEQQEVPAGWWDGEADRSLLAGVFKHGYEMYTTMRADPRLCFLERVGRPDDKAIDAEQHTADGELGDEGDYDKYSEDPEFKPASRLPKDSYDEPDGMKLEDMSVEDKVVPGITDSVSNQNQSGCDWPSSSSLTARLRRLVTAYQRSYRQEQLKIEAEAKGDRRRRRCEQASKLKEIARQERQQRWTRREECDFYRVVSTFGVERMKKEAGLVEGEEPDYEWRRFRTFARLDKKTDESLSRYFRSFVAMCRRVCHLRPGRDEDLPPLPQTVAPITEERASRTLYRISLLRRLRERVLPHPSLEERLLLAPRTSELPTWWSIPDHDRQLMLGAAVHGVSRTELSVFSDPQFTFTAARDEFIQNQQALPTPQSQPIMHLNQPKSIAEVSGVKEDGQEVDISLLGGEISAHLQSTPLSQHDGKAQGQSWSFKMNKNKGGHKGGQEGGSDSDSDSGSSSSDQSGSSDESGDSEEEVDGAGVKACDVDEENGLLSIGLSQDGIPPTNPVRVEWPKDRVLINRLDSLCTLVLTGHWPSGRRYVSEAHVNQSAELQRDEMTYVRAGRKPLTIPGGEGEDGEFTVKLLKEEGLKLTFSKQALMPNGSGGESSRKRRKELELSDPDGILDPLERIPRRRDPPTWLKENPDYEVEGDMLALLVNRSKRKRRRRADKALTGNEKVKLINMRTGKKIGAAFCPMLQDLREYLEENADFVVAPDWSETVRNSGFLPETLFHRLLTEYSEIPKKSRHRHHHHHHHHHHHQHHHMPEPMPENPYLEGVEEETLVSDGAYMMDEEDLETSQHFLTSPDFDVKIEAGDSLSQGDYDSSDQEALLDDVILTQKDSDSSSSSED, encoded by the exons ATGGCAGACCCTATAATGGACCTCTTTGaggacacacccctgtttaaccTGGATGCCCTCCCGGATGACTCCTTTTCTCAGGGTTCATCAGACCCAGTGGAAGAGGCTCTTAAGCTGGCGTTGGGTCAGGTGGACGCGCCAGTGGAGCCAGAGCCCGCACCAGAGCTTCCAGTGGACGCTGGCATTTGTGTTCCTGCAGCAGCCGCCACCATACCTGAACAGGTCTCCATTCCAACTCCTACACAGCAGACAGCGGCGGCCGCTCAGACTGTTTCTTTAGCTGCCGTTCCCACGCTAGCCCAGGCTCCTGCTGCTGTTGGTACTGTACCTCAAGTTCAAGCCCATGCCACAGTACCCATTGCAAGCAATACCAATGTGGTCACCAGTAGCACTGTCCTGCTTAACTCACCGCTAACTGTTTCTAGCCTTccagccaccaccaccactgccGCCCAGCAGCTCGCACAGATCGCTCAGCAGCTTACTCCCCAGCAACTATCTGCCATCACGCAGCAGGCGGGAGGGAAAATTGTCATTCTTAAAGGTCCCCAGGGACAAGCCCAGGTCCTGCAGACTGTATCAGGCGCCGCAGGCCAGGCGGGTGGCAAGGTCATCCGTTTGGTGTCCGGCTCACCGCTTAAACCAGGCATGCCCATATTACAAGGAGGAGCGATCTTGAACCAAGCGACCACAGCACAAACTCAAGTAAAGGTCAGCGCTGCGGGAGTGCAGAGGCTGCTGCAGTCGCCAAACGGGCCAGTGAAACAGCTGCTGCTCACCTCCATGCCCCAGCAAGGCCAGCAGGTTCAAGTGCAGATACCAGCTCAAACACAGATGGCCCAAGTCCAAGCTCAAGTGCAAGTTCAGCCTCAGCCCCAGAGCCAGCCTGCTCAGATCCAAATCCAAGCTCAAAACCAGGTGCAACTCCAACCAGCCATGCAGGCCCAAACCCCA GGTAGTGAAGCAAAACGAATCACTCTGGTTCTCCAGCAGCCCTCGCAGGCTGCTACTGCTACGTCAATGGGTCAAACTGTCGTAGCCCAACCACAGGTCACGCAGGTTCAAACAGGCCAAGGAGGTCAACAGCAGGTCCAAGCTCCGACAAGACTGGTCCTGGGACAGCTCCCTGGGGGTAAGCTGGTCCTCCAGGGAAGCCAGCTCGCAGCCTTGACCCAGGGCCGGGCTACGGGGCAGGCAGGTGGGCAGCCCAAAGTTCTTACCATCCAGCTGCAGGTGCAACAGCAGCCAAACCAGCAAGGAGGAGTTAAG TACCAGTTGGTGTCGGGAGCTGGCAGTACTGGCAGCCCGCAGGTACTGCAGATTTCCCAAAGCCAAGGGGGACAGAGAGTTGCAGTGCCTCTCAAAATGCTTCTGCAGCCACAG ACGAGCTCAGCATCTACAGCCGGCGGGGCTGTCTCAGTGTTGAAGGTTGTCAACGCTTCAACAGCAGGCCCTTCCAGTACAACCACCACGGCGTCACAGGCTATCCGCATCACCAAGGTCCCTGGCGATTGTTCCTCCGTGCGACGGGTGGAGATCCTGTGCAAGCAAGAGAAGGCGAATCGAATTGTGGCTGAAGCTATAGCCAGGGCGAAAGCACGCGGGGAGAAGAACTTACCCCGTGTCCTCAACCAGGACGAGCTTCCGTCCACACAGACCTCGCCAGAAATTGGAGGCACTGTGACCGTAGTCTCATCGGCAAAGAAAAAGACCAGCGGGGGAGGGAGCAAGAAGAAAAGTCCTTTAGTTGCAGGAACGCCATCTAAAAGTGCAGGTGGAGTTGACAAAAAAGGCAAAGCCAAACTAGCAGGAGGGACAGTTGGTGATGCTGGAGGCACCACCATACCTGCTGCTGGCATTAAGAGCAAAAGTAAAACCAAGACAAA TACTATTACTCTTGTGGGGgcgaagaaaagaaaaaggaatccGTCCTCTGATCATTCAGATGGGGAGTTGAGTCCTGCCTCACCTGCTGCGCTGGAAGAAGACTTGATCATG AAGAGGCGCTCTAATCGCGTGGTGAACAGGAAGAAGTACACAGAAGACCTGGACATTAAGATAACAGACGACGAGGACGAGCAGGAGGATGTTGATGTTACGACGACCACGGCGGCTGTGGCCTCCATCAGCGCAGCACCTGCAGCGGCACACATCCACCAGGAAATTGAGTTACATGGTGACGGACTGCCTGGCATGCAGTTCTTTGTG GAAAACCCAAGTGAGGAAGATGCTGCCATTGTAGATAAAGTCCTTTCCATGCGTGTAACAAAGAAAGAA GTATCCCCAGGCCAGTACTCCAATGTGGAGGAATTCTTTGTAAAATACAAGAACTA TTCATACTTACACTGTGAATGGGCCAGCATGGGGCAGCTAGAGAAAGACAAGAGGATTCATCAAAAGATCAAAAGATTCAAGACCAAACATGCGCAGATGAGGCATTTTTTCCATGAG GAGGAGCTCTTTAATCCAGACTACGTGGAAGTGGACAGGATTCTGGATGTGTCGCACAGTATAGACAAAGACAATGGCGAG GCTGTGATATATTACTTGATTAAGTGGTGCTCTCTGCCTTATGAAGATGCAACCTGGGAGTTGAATGAGGACGTAGACGAGGGCAAGGTCGAAGAGTTCAACAAAATCCAAAACCGGCAACCTCGCCTCAAGAGAACT ATGCGGCCACAGGCTGGCTCATGGAAGAAGTTGGAGGAGACGAGAGAGTACAAGAACGGCAACGCTCTTAGAGAGTATCAACTAGAGGGTGTCAACTGGCTGCTCTTTAACTGGTACAACAG GCAAAACTGTATCCTGGCAGATGAAATGGGTCTCGGGAAGACAATCCAGTCAATCACTCTGCTGTCTGAGATTTATGCTACTGGGATACAGGGCCCTTTCCTGGTGATTGCTCCCCTCTCCACCATCACCAACTGGGAGAGGGAGTTCTCCACATGGACCAATATGAATGCCATCGTCTACCACGGCAGCCTGGCAAGCAGGCAGATGATCCAACAGTATGAGATGTACTGCAAAGATGACAAG GAACATTTAATTCCAGGTGCGTACAAATTTGATGCCCTGATCACAACTTTTGAGATGGTGTTGTCTGACTGCCCTGAGCTGAGAGAGATATCCTGGCGTTGTGTGATTATTGATGAGGCGCATCGCCTAAAGAATCGTAACTGCAAGCTGTTGGACAGTTTGAAAATGTTGGACCTG gAACACAAGGTGTTGTTGACTGGCACGCCTCTGCAGAATACTGTGGAGGAACTCTTCAGTTTGCTTCATTTCCTGGAGCCTGCCCAGTTCCCCTCTGAAATTGAATTCCTGAGGGAATTTGGAGACCTCAAAACTGAGGAACAG GTTCAGAAGCTGCAAGCTATATTGAAGCCGATGATGTTGCGAAGGCTCAAAGAAGATGTTGAGAAGAATTTGGCACCCAAACAGGAGACAATCATTGAG GTTGAGTTGACGGATGTTCAGAAGAAGTACTACCGGGCTATCCTGGAGAGGAACTTCAGTTTTCTCAGTTTAGGAGCAAACAGTAACAGCAATGTCCCCAACCTGCTCAACACGATGATGGAGCTGCGCAAGTGCTGCAACCACCCTTACCTCATCAATG GTGCGGAGGAGAAGATTGTCGCAGAGTTACGGCAGGTGTATGACCCTCTGGCCCCAGACTTCCATTTGCAGGCGCTAATTCGGTCAGCTGGAAAGCTCGTCTTGCTAGACAAGCTGCTGCCACGTCTCAAGGCTGGTGGTCACAAAGTCCTCATATTCTCCCAAATGGTGCGCTGCTTAGACATTCTGGAGGACTACCTCATCAACAAGAG ATACCTTTATGAGCGGATTGATGGCCGAGTGCGTGGCAATTTACGACAGGCTGCCATCGATCGCTTTAGCAAGCCTGACTCGGACCGCTTCGTCTTTCTGCTGTGCACTCGAGCTGGCGGCTTGGGTATTAACCTCACTGCTGCAGACACCTGCGTCATATTCGACTCAGACTGGAACCCTCAGAATGACCTGCAG GCACAAGCTCGATGTCATCGTATTGGGCAGTCAAAGGCAGTCAAGGTCTACCGTCTGATCACAAGGAATTCGTATGAGAGGGAGATGCTGGATAAAGCAAGTTTGAAGCTGGGTCTCGACCGTGCCGTCCTGCAAAGCATGAGTGGCAGCAAAGAGAGTAATGTTAACGGG ATCCAGCAGTTTTCTAAGAAGGAGATTGAGGACTTGCTGAGGAAAGGAGCTTACGCCGCCATCATGGACGAGAACGACGAGGGTAGTCGCTTCTGTGAGGAAGACATTGACCAGATCCTCCAGCGAAgagccaccaccatcaccatAGAAAGCGAGGGCAAGGGCTCCACCTTCTCAAAGGCCAGCTTTGTGGCCTCTGAGAACCGTAATGACATCGCCCTCGATGACCCGGAATTCTGGGAAAAGTGGGCCAAGAAAGCTGACATAGACATGGACACGATCAACAGAAAG AACACACTCGTTATTGACACTCCCAGAGTGCGCAAGCAGACCCGCCAGTATTCCACTTTGCGAGGAGAAGGTGCAGAACTATCTGATGTGGACAGTGACGAAGAGTACCCACCTGCGAATTCCAGGCACTCTCGTTCTTCCCGACGTGCCGACCGTCACAGTGGAGTGGGTTACGGTCGCACTGACTGTTTCCGTGTGGAAAAACATCTGCTTGTCTATGG TTGGGGCCGCTGGAGGGACATCCTCTCTCATGCCAGATGTAAGCGGCGCCTGAGTGAGCGCGATGTGGAGACAATCTGCCGTGTCATCCTGGTATTTTGTCTCCTCCACTATCGCGGTGATGAGAACATTAAGAGTTTTATCTGGGAACTCATCACGCCACCGGAGAATGGACGTGAACCCCAAACACTGCTCAACCACTCTG GCCTTTCCATCCCTGTCCCCAGAGGCAGAAAAGGTAAGAGGGTAAAAACTCAGAGCACATTTGATGTGCAGAAGGTGGAGTGGATCCGCAAGTACAATCCAGACACACTGCTGCTTGATGACAGTTACCGCAAACACCTTAAACATCAGTGCAACAA GGTGTTGCTGAGGGTGCGTATGCTCTACTATCTGAAGCAGGAAGTGATTGGCGAACATGCTGAGTCTGTCCTGAAAGGGGCTGACATCAG AGATGTTGATATCTGGATGCCAGAGATGGAGCAGCAAGAGGTGCCTGCAGGATGGTGGGATGGTGAGGCAGACCGCTCTCTGCTGGCTGGTGTGTTTAAACATG GTTATGAGATGTACACAACCATGCGTGCCGATCCTCGTCTCTGTTTCCTGGAGCGGGTGGGCCGCCCAGATGACAAGGCTATCGATGCCGAGCAACACACTGCTGATGGCGAGCTGGGAGATGA AGGTGATTATGATAAATACTCAGAGGACCCAGAGTTCAAGCCCGCATCAAGACTCCCCAAAGATTCTTACGATGAG CCTGACGGTATGAAGCTGGAGGATATGTCTGTCGAAGACAAGGTCGTTCCGGGGATAACAGATAGCGTTTCTAACCAGAACCAGAGCGGATGCGATTGGCCCTCCAGTTCATCACTTACAGCGCGCTTGCGGCGGTTGGTCACGGCTTACCAGCGCAGCTACAGGCAGGAACAGCTGAAAATTGAAGCAGAGGCAAAGGGCGACCGTAGACGCAGAAGGTGTGAGCAAGCTAGCAAGCTGAAGGAGATAGCACGGCAAGAGCGACAACAAAG GTGGACACGACGGGAGGAATGTGACTTCTACCGTGTTGTCTCAACTTTTGgtgtggaaagaatgaaaaagGAGGCGGGCCTTGTTGAGGGCGAAGAACCAGATTATGAGTGGAGGCGATTCCGCACATTTGCACGCCTGGATAAAAAAACTGATGAAAGCCTTAGTCGATACTTCCGCTCTTTTGTAGCCATGTGCCGGAGAGTATGCCACCTGCGTCCGGGCCGGGATGAGG ATCTGCCACCACTTCCCCAGACTGTGGCCCCCATCACAGAGGAGCGAGCTTCCCGCACTCTTTATCGCATTAGCCTCCTCCGTCGTCTCCGTGAGCGAGTTCTTCCGCATCCTTCCCTAGAAGAGCGTCTGCTGCTGGCCCCGCGCACCTCTGAGCTGCCCACCTGGTGGAGCATCCCAGACCACGACCGCCAGTTGATGCTCGGCGCCGCCGTGCACGGTGTCAGCCGCACTGAGCTCTCCGTCTTCTCAGACCCGCAGTTTACCTTCACTGCGGCTCGAGATGAATTCATTCAGAACCAGCAAGCCCTGCCTACACCCCAGTCACAACCCATCATGCACCTCAACCAGCCAAAGTCCATCGCAGAGGTCTCTGGTGTGAAGGAGGATGGACAAGAAGTGGACATTAGTTTGCTGGGTGGTGAAATTAGTGCCCACCTGCAAAGTACACCTTTGAGTCAACATGATGGCAAGGCACAAGGGCAGAGCTGGAGCTtcaagatgaacaaaaacaagggAGGACACAAAGGCGGTCAAGAGGGTGGttctgattcagattcagattcaggTTCGTCGTCATCCGATCAATCAGGTAGCAGCGATGAGAGCGGTGATAGTGAAGAAGAAGTGGATGGAG CAGGTGTGAAGGCGTGTGATGTCGATGAAGAGAATGGTTTACTCTCGATAGGCTTGTCTCAGGATGGCATTCCTCCCACGAATCCTGTCAGAGTAGAATGGCCAAAG GACCGCGTGTTGATCAACCGCTTGGACAGTTTGTGTACACTGGTGCTTACTGGTCATTGGCCATCGGGGCGGCGCTACGTATCTGAGGCTCATGTCAACCAAAGCGCAGAGCTGCAGAGAGACGAGATGACCTATGTTCGGGCGGGCCGCAAACCCCTCACTATACCCGGAGGAGAAGGAGAGGATGGAGAAttcactgtcaaactcctcaag GAGGAGGGGCTGAAGCTGACCTTCTCCAAGCAGGCACTGATGCCCAACGGGTCAGGTGGCGAGAGCAGCCGTAAGCGGCGGAAAGAACTCGAG TTATCAGACCCAGATGGCATCCTTGATCCACTGGAGCGTATTCCTCGCCGCCGGGACCCTCCCACCTGGCTGAAAGAGAATCCAGATTATGAAGTGGAGGGAGACATGCTAGCG CTTCTTGTGAACAGGAgtaagaggaagaggagaaggagggcAGATAAAGCCCTGACAGGCAATGAGAAGGTCAAGCTTATTAACATGAGGACAGGAAAGAAG ATTGGAGCTGCATTCTGTCCGATGCTGCAAGACCTAAGAGAATATCTGGAGGAAAATGCAGATTTCGTTGTGGCGCCTGATTGGTCGGAAACAGTTCGGAACTCT